In the genome of Sphingomonas sp. LR60, the window GCGCGTAGCCGGGCGCGTTTTCGTGCGCGAACATGCGCTCAGCCTGTTCGAGTGTCGGCGCGCGGTCGGAGGTCGTGTCGCTCTTTTCCGCCTTGCGGAACGCTCTGTAGGCTATGCTTAGCACGATGGCGGTGAACAGCAGGATCAGCCCGATCCACGACAAAGCGAAGCCGAGCACATCGTGTGCGCTAACGGAACGGGCATGCGCCGGCCAGGCGAACCAACCCGCCAGCGGCACCGACACGAGCAGGATCGGCCAGAGGAAGGTCGCGATGAAGGACGGCGCCAGTGCCGCCGCTTTGCCGGCGATGCTCGGATCTTCGGGCGGGGCCGAGGACTCTGACACGAGATCGAAGGCATAACCCCTTGCCGGATCAGCCTGCAGCCCGCGCCGCACCGCCTCCAGGCAGGCGAGCGCCGAGGCATGCTCACCCGGCGCGGCGAGCAATCGGGCGACCTCCGCGGCGAGCGCTTCCTCCTGCTTGATGCGCACCACCGAATGATCGGGTGTACCGGCGAAGACGAGCCCGGCTGGTTTGAACAGGGTTTGTCCGACCGTGACGCTGTGCCGCTTCAGATACGCGCCGAGGCTGGCCGCGGTAATGTTCGGGTCAGCGACCTGGAACACCGGCAGCAGATATTGCCCGGCGCGTTGGGCAAGCTGGTTCAGCGCGGCATCGGCGGTGCCGTCGGCCGACATTTCGAGGACGAGAAAGGCGTAGTTTTCGCGGTGTGAGCGGATAGCGTGCAGGCTGGCGAAGTGCAGGAACTCGCTGCCCGGCGCACCGCCGATCGCGGCGCGAACCGCATCGCTGGCGGGGTTGCCTAGCATGTCTATCAGCCCGCGCGCCTGGTCGACCCGATCGACGGGGATCCGCGACACCATCGTCAACATCGCGTGCGTCATGCTGAGAATCCCCGGTTAGTTGAACTCGACAATGAGCGTGCTGGCGAAGGCGCCGCGCTTCTTCAGGCGCCCCGCGTTGCCCCGCGCGCGCCGCAATCCCGCGCGCTTCAGCAGCGGCTTGATCATCAGGTGCAGGGTCGCGCGGTTGATCTCCAGCCCGAAGCACTGGTGCACGCCGTAACCGAAATGGATATACTGATCCGGCGACCGCCCGGCGTCGAAGCGTTTCGGCTCGGGCAGGCCGCGCTCGTCGCGCATGGCCGAGGCGATGCTGGCCAGCACCGTGCCGCCGGCAGGGATCGTTTGTCCGCCGATCGTCCGCGCGGCGAGCGCGATGCGCGGCATCCACGGCGCGAGCGGATCGAAGCGCATCGCCTCCATCAGATGCGCGGCGAGCCCGCGGTCATCGTCCGATTGTGCCGCCGCCTGCGCCGCCGCCAGCGCGAGCGGACGACGCAGCAACTGCTCCATCGCCTGCGGCACCACCATGGGCGGCTGCGGCGGGCCGCCGACCAAGATGCCGGTCATGCCCGCGACGATCTGCGCGTCGCTGAACCCCGGCTTGCCCGCCGCCTGCGCCGCCATGCAGCGCGCGATCACATCGTTGCGGCCGGCGGGCGCGGCCCGGCAGCGATCAATCTCCTGCTGGATATGGCCGCGCATCAGTGGCGCCATTTCGGAGACCTCGACCTTCAGCGGCGCGTCGCTGCCGACGAACTGATATTCGAACAACCGCGTGCCCCAGCGATACAGTTCCGGGCCTACAGGAGCGGTGAGGCCGAGATAGTGCGCAACGAAATCGAACGCGACCGTACGGACCATCTCAACAACGTCGATCCGCCCCGGCGCCGCTGCGACCATCGCCTCGGTACGCGCAGTCACGTCCGCCGCCAGCATCGCCAAGTCTGCACGCT includes:
- a CDS encoding cytochrome P450; amino-acid sequence: MFAEDAIFGTPYREKLDVIMDGEPFILGLPDGDAYRAALAALRSVVQRADLAMLAADVTARTEAMVAAAPGRIDVVEMVRTVAFDFVAHYLGLTAPVGPELYRWGTRLFEYQFVGSDAPLKVEVSEMAPLMRGHIQQEIDRCRAAPAGRNDVIARCMAAQAAGKPGFSDAQIVAGMTGILVGGPPQPPMVVPQAMEQLLRRPLALAAAQAAAQSDDDRGLAAHLMEAMRFDPLAPWMPRIALAARTIGGQTIPAGGTVLASIASAMRDERGLPEPKRFDAGRSPDQYIHFGYGVHQCFGLEINRATLHLMIKPLLKRAGLRRARGNAGRLKKRGAFASTLIVEFN